A DNA window from Hordeum vulgare subsp. vulgare chromosome 1H, MorexV3_pseudomolecules_assembly, whole genome shotgun sequence contains the following coding sequences:
- the LOC123438197 gene encoding U-box domain-containing protein 33-like, producing the protein MEAAAEDEKVFVAVPAEPRAGQSTLSWALRHLYGGAGTTVVVAHVHVPPQMIPIMGVKFHASKLSPEPVRAFRRAERERADEVLDDYVHQCSEIKVKCEKLVIEKEDAASGLVELIRLHRVTKLVIAAAADRHYTSKLDKPVSRTATEIMQRADPSCKIWFVCKEQLVCTRDKEVQIASLTVPAPLPTNLGHEAQHLQPPQEEDDVEMELGLDDEIEEARKAVEELMRRALKESHRRQKAEEEMAASLHKAREHEELYLEEVKKREELEAALARADMEIAQLRQAMQRNNA; encoded by the exons atggaggcggcggcggaggacgaGAAGGTGTTCGTGGCGGTGCCGGCGGAGCCCAGGGCGGGGCAGTCCACGCTGTCGTGGGCTCTCCGCCATCTCTATGGCGGCGCCGGCACCACGGTCGTCGTCGCGCACGTGCACGTCCCGCCGCAGATGATCCCTATCA TGGGGGTCAAGTTCCACGCCAGCAAGCTGAGCCCCGAGCCGGTGCGCGCGTTCAGAAGGGCGGAGCGTGAGAGGGCCGACGAGGTGCTGGACGACTACGTCCATCAGTGCTCAGAAATCAAGGTGAAATGCGAGAAGCTGGTGATCGAGAAGGAAGACGCCGCGTCCGGTCTCGTCGAGCTCATACGGCTCCATCGGGTCACCAAGCTGGTGATTGCAGCAGCCGCGGACAGGCACTACACGAG TAAGCTGGACAAGCCCGTGTCCAGGACAGCGACAGAAATAATGCAGAGAGCTGATCCATCATGCAAGATTTGGTTCGTCTGCAAGGAGCAGCTAGTCTGTACCAG GGACAAGGAGGTGCAAATTGCATCGTTAACTGTTCCTGCACCATTGCCCACTAATCTTGGCCATGAAGCTCAGCATTTGCAACCTCCCCAGGAAGAG GATGACGTCGAGATGGAACTGGGTTTGGACGACGAGATCGAAGAGGCACGCAAAGCAGTCGAGGAGCTGATGAGAAGAGCTCTGAAGGAATCCCACAGGCGCCAAAAGGCAGAAGAAGAAATGGCCGCATCTCTCCACAAA GCGAGAGAACACGAGGAGTTGTACCTTGAGGAGGTGAAGAAGAGGGAAGAGCTTGAGGCAGCTCTGGCGAGAGCAGACATGGAAATTGCGCAGCTAAGGCAAGCAATGCAGCGAAACAATGCTTGA